In Archangium violaceum, the following are encoded in one genomic region:
- a CDS encoding 3-oxoacyl-ACP synthase III family protein, producing MLPVRILGTASVLPERVVTTAELAREVGRDPEALEQKTGIRTRRWAPPGTRMADLGAQALRLALEQAGLAATELRRILFVSSSGGDTLVPATANRVAAALGLSGSCDAFDLNNACMGFLSAFDVAARSVATGLGPVGIVTVEYNSRAISPTEPRPYLIFGDVASAVVLGPGPWPGEGVLAAAFGNDGSQPPDTVLEHPLRTGRVEGVRFHTVPRDMLRVVFEALDRATSQVLERSGFQLGDIEWVLPHQPNGTMLLGIIERYAIEPARVVPVVEEIGSVAAASIPFSLDRLLRTRPVRPGDRLLMLGVGAGISYGAILYQVGG from the coding sequence ATGCTCCCGGTGCGCATCCTGGGCACGGCCAGCGTGCTCCCGGAACGAGTGGTGACCACGGCGGAGCTGGCACGGGAAGTGGGGCGAGATCCCGAGGCGCTGGAGCAGAAGACCGGGATTCGCACCCGCCGCTGGGCCCCACCCGGCACGCGCATGGCTGACCTGGGCGCCCAGGCCCTCCGCCTCGCCCTGGAGCAGGCCGGGCTGGCCGCGACCGAACTCCGCCGCATCCTCTTCGTCTCCTCGTCCGGCGGAGACACCCTCGTGCCCGCCACCGCGAACCGGGTGGCCGCTGCGCTCGGGCTGTCCGGCTCGTGTGACGCGTTCGACCTCAACAACGCCTGCATGGGCTTCCTGTCCGCCTTCGATGTCGCCGCGCGCTCGGTGGCGACCGGACTGGGTCCCGTCGGCATCGTCACGGTGGAGTACAACTCGAGGGCCATCTCCCCCACCGAGCCGCGCCCCTATCTCATCTTCGGGGACGTAGCCTCGGCTGTGGTGCTGGGGCCCGGGCCATGGCCCGGTGAGGGAGTCCTCGCGGCGGCGTTCGGGAACGATGGCAGCCAGCCGCCCGATACAGTGCTCGAACATCCCCTGCGCACCGGGCGCGTGGAGGGTGTCCGGTTCCACACCGTCCCCCGCGACATGCTCCGCGTGGTCTTCGAGGCCCTGGACCGCGCCACCTCCCAGGTGTTGGAGCGCTCTGGCTTCCAGCTCGGTGACATCGAGTGGGTGCTGCCACACCAGCCCAACGGCACCATGCTCCTCGGCATCATCGAGCGGTATGCCATCGAGCCGGCCAGGGTCGTGCCGGTGGTGGAGGAGATCGGCAGCGTGGCGGCGGCCTCCATCCCCTTCAGCCTCGATCGCCTCCTGCGCACCCGCCCCGTGCGCCCGGGTGACCGGCTCCTCATGCTCGGCGTGGGAGCCGGAATCTCCTACGGGGCCATCCTCTACCAGGTGGGTGGATGA
- a CDS encoding lysophospholipid acyltransferase family protein: MKRDGSTLRTAWLATFGLLRRYHRYRILGLETLLEPGTRLIVAYHGRPLAFDQCMLTTVLHERLGYLPHGIIHEAFDQHPALRWLKEGLGFVTRDGPELAAAVARGEHILVQPGGTREGCRSFRHRYRVDWGERLGYLRLAIRYGLPIVPVAGHGMDDAFIGLNDGYQLGRRLGAPWGLPVWLGLGATGLWPLSLPLPVRMTQCVGQPIHQHLGGRVDPNDRAALMELHREVGGAVQSLLNRARTMGDDT; encoded by the coding sequence ATGAAACGTGATGGGAGCACCCTCCGAACGGCCTGGCTGGCCACTTTCGGGCTGCTGCGTAGGTACCACCGCTACCGGATCCTGGGCCTGGAGACCCTGCTCGAGCCGGGCACCCGGCTCATCGTCGCCTACCACGGCCGTCCCCTGGCGTTCGACCAGTGCATGCTCACCACCGTCCTCCACGAGCGGCTGGGCTACCTGCCCCATGGCATCATCCATGAAGCCTTCGACCAGCATCCTGCGCTCCGCTGGCTGAAGGAGGGCCTCGGCTTCGTCACGCGGGACGGGCCAGAGCTGGCAGCGGCGGTGGCGCGCGGCGAGCACATCCTCGTCCAGCCGGGAGGGACGCGCGAGGGCTGCCGGAGCTTCCGTCACCGCTACCGGGTGGATTGGGGCGAGCGGCTGGGCTACCTGCGCCTGGCCATCCGCTACGGCCTGCCCATCGTCCCCGTCGCCGGGCATGGGATGGACGACGCCTTCATCGGGCTCAACGATGGATACCAGCTCGGCCGTCGGCTCGGCGCGCCCTGGGGGCTGCCGGTCTGGTTGGGTCTCGGCGCCACCGGGCTCTGGCCCCTCTCGCTCCCGCTCCCGGTGCGGATGACCCAGTGCGTGGGCCAGCCCATCCACCAGCACCTCGGCGGGCGGGTCGACCCCAATGACCGCGCGGCGCTGATGGAGCTGCATCGAGAGGTGGGCGGAGCGGTCCAGTCCCTGCTGAACCGTGCACGCACGATGGGAGATGACACATGA
- a CDS encoding SDR family oxidoreductase, protein MSQEQWAIILGASSGTGAAIAHQVARQPGLHVFGMHRGRYLEQAAEVERQVLATGRRMLMVRADAGTPEGAAQGTETLLATAGPRSIKLFVHSLASGSVGRFVSDGKNQLHPRQLARTFEAMAHSFVYWAQALVAKDLLAPSARLLGLTNPLTESLLHNCGAITAAKAALEIYVRHLALELGPLGHRVNLLKFGTVMTPAIRHVYAPDVLARLEEAHCQMNPAGRMCTLEEVARFVSTLVGDETEWFNGATIDFTGGMTLRLLDLLLNERR, encoded by the coding sequence ATGAGTCAGGAGCAGTGGGCCATCATCCTGGGCGCCTCTTCGGGGACGGGCGCCGCCATCGCCCACCAGGTGGCCAGGCAGCCCGGACTGCACGTCTTCGGCATGCACCGGGGCCGCTACCTCGAACAGGCCGCCGAGGTGGAGCGCCAGGTGCTCGCCACCGGCAGACGCATGCTGATGGTCCGCGCGGATGCCGGCACTCCAGAGGGAGCGGCGCAGGGAACCGAGACCCTGCTCGCCACCGCGGGACCCCGCTCCATCAAGCTCTTCGTCCATTCGCTCGCCAGTGGCTCGGTGGGGCGCTTCGTCTCCGACGGGAAGAATCAGCTCCACCCCCGCCAGCTCGCGCGCACCTTCGAGGCCATGGCCCACTCCTTCGTCTACTGGGCCCAGGCCCTGGTAGCGAAGGATCTCCTCGCGCCTTCTGCCCGGCTGCTGGGACTGACCAACCCGCTCACCGAATCCCTCCTGCACAACTGCGGTGCCATCACCGCGGCCAAGGCCGCGCTGGAAATCTACGTGCGCCATCTGGCTCTGGAGCTCGGCCCCCTGGGGCACCGCGTGAATCTGCTCAAGTTCGGGACGGTGATGACGCCCGCCATCCGCCACGTCTATGCCCCGGACGTCCTGGCCCGGCTGGAAGAGGCCCACTGCCAGATGAATCCGGCCGGACGCATGTGCACCCTCGAGGAGGTGGCCCGCTTCGTCTCCACGCTCGTGGGGGACGAGACGGAGTGGTTCAACGGGGCCACCATCGACTTCACCGGCGGAATGACGCTGCGTCTTCTCGACCTCCTGCTCAACGAGCGCAGGTGA
- a CDS encoding methyltransferase domain-containing protein, producing the protein MTCTVPVGDVEVLACPACLGKLAREGRASGGLLEEGWLFCSGCGSCWPVVEGLPRLFREQEVRGKDRLLRAIYDGLPSLHDPLTTLLTPLLQGRSEAELRERYVSRFELDALVPRPRGQPLRILEVGIGAGANLPLLTRALPPGLEVEVWGVDLSTGMLGCCRERLAREGHWGVRLLLADAHALPFADHTFDRVFEIGGINGYRNPGRALAEMARVARPGTPLVVVDEQLDAGARSLRDRVAFRLLTFYTREPHCPRELLPPAAVDIVEEQLSRFYFCLSFRMRPEEPVTCAR; encoded by the coding sequence ATGACCTGTACGGTGCCGGTGGGTGACGTCGAGGTGCTGGCCTGTCCCGCCTGCCTGGGGAAGCTCGCGCGGGAGGGGAGGGCGAGCGGAGGGCTGCTCGAGGAGGGCTGGCTGTTCTGCTCGGGGTGCGGCTCCTGCTGGCCGGTGGTGGAGGGCCTGCCCCGGCTGTTCCGGGAGCAGGAGGTTCGTGGAAAGGATCGCCTCCTGCGCGCCATCTACGACGGGCTCCCTTCGCTGCATGATCCGCTCACCACCCTCCTGACACCCCTGCTGCAGGGCCGCTCGGAGGCGGAGCTCCGCGAGCGCTATGTGTCCCGGTTCGAGCTGGACGCCCTGGTGCCGCGACCTCGGGGGCAGCCCTTGCGCATCCTGGAGGTGGGGATCGGCGCCGGCGCCAATCTTCCGCTCCTCACCCGGGCCTTGCCCCCCGGGCTCGAGGTGGAGGTGTGGGGGGTGGATCTCAGTACAGGCATGCTCGGTTGTTGCCGCGAGCGCCTGGCTCGGGAGGGCCACTGGGGCGTGCGCCTGCTCCTGGCGGATGCCCATGCCCTGCCGTTCGCGGACCATACCTTCGACCGGGTGTTCGAGATCGGTGGGATCAACGGCTACCGGAATCCGGGGCGTGCGCTCGCGGAGATGGCGCGGGTGGCTCGTCCTGGCACTCCCCTGGTGGTGGTGGACGAGCAGCTCGACGCGGGGGCGCGCTCCCTCCGAGACAGGGTGGCCTTCCGGCTGCTCACCTTCTACACGCGGGAGCCCCACTGCCCGCGGGAGCTGCTGCCTCCGGCGGCGGTGGATATCGTCGAGGAGCAGCTCAGCCGCTTCTACTTCTGTCTCTCCTTCCGGATGCGGCCGGAGGAGCCGGTCACCTGCGCTCGTTGA
- a CDS encoding serine/threonine-protein kinase: MELGHGGFGSVYLARDRLGGLVALKQLHPGPYRRALQLAREFELLASLRHPNIISVLDYGFDGQRRPYLVLEFLEGAQTITEAAWELPRKVQAELLNQMLQALLYLHRRGIIHRDLKPGNVLVVDGQVKLLDFGLAIGPEQRARSLRSGTRGYLAPELLRGEPPSVLSDLYAVGVIAHELFLGRHPDERRGLPREVDDGSLESDLAWFAAHSLTQEFEAALEMTLHQDSDAVDALEPELARFLRKLLAFAPHDRFQSAEVAIAALCESVGQALPVETVATRESFLQAARFIGRQHELSRLGQALDAAEGEHRGSAWLVAGESGVGKSRLLAEFRILALVRGVPVLRGQAINRGGNPYQPWREVLRQLALLSVLEGREASIFKPLVPDIGALLQREVPEPEPLSAEVAHHRLLATVEEIFSRLPHPTVIILEDLQWADSATLSLLSRLASSAPKARLLLLASYRDDERPTLLRELPSIQVLKLPRLSSAEIAALSESMVGPGGQSPRVLSLLERETEGNPFFLVEVIRALAEQSGMLNRIGHEPLPDRAFVGGMRSIVQRRLGKVPPGARELLQLAAIIGRDIHEDLLRAAEPSVDLPAWLGECADAAVLEVTGNRWRFAHDKLREGLVDSLSPELTRALHRKAAEVISAVHRDAAEWVAALAHHWGQAGDETREAHYSELAGEQAMSVYACAVAIPYFQRALAFAGSRGEGALRLGQLEGRLAETWFLVGDLQQCRVHAERALRHLGWPLPRSQRGWRLGFPLQVLERVLQFATPWAFTVKSSEERLKRREAGHLMVRICELFFYLQEPDHLLWSGFRMLNVLEPNGPSPCLARGYISMATVLSSLPVLRPVVESWCARAVQMAERVGTPADLAFTLVRSAVCGIGPARWREVEVWVERARRLADEARDFRQSEESRVVMSMAVQYQGRFRRCIQLADELEASARRRGAMQTRLWGVLVRAGALVRLGRSEEPLQELDVELPWMEAHAGVSEKVVMQGVLALALLRRGQEAQALEVAKRGLDLLRGMRPVAYWMHTGVSQVAEVYLTVWAQRGGGTPPGQEELVRAAREACKAMRAFARAFPFGQPFALLCNGLEAWLSGRSEAAHRAWRRCVQRAVALGMPYEEGRGRFELGRHLPREAPARRAQLLRARELFAELEAADDLTRVEAELAR; this comes from the coding sequence GGTCCGTCTATCTGGCGAGGGATCGGCTCGGCGGTCTGGTGGCCCTCAAGCAGCTCCATCCAGGTCCGTACAGACGAGCCCTTCAACTGGCGCGCGAGTTCGAGCTCCTCGCCTCGTTGAGGCATCCGAACATCATCAGCGTGCTGGACTATGGCTTCGACGGTCAGCGGCGGCCCTATCTGGTCCTGGAGTTCCTCGAGGGCGCCCAGACCATCACCGAAGCGGCCTGGGAACTGCCGAGGAAGGTGCAGGCGGAGCTGCTGAACCAGATGCTCCAAGCGCTCCTCTACCTGCACAGGCGCGGCATCATCCACCGCGACCTCAAGCCCGGCAATGTCCTGGTGGTCGATGGGCAGGTCAAACTGCTCGACTTCGGGTTGGCGATTGGCCCGGAACAGCGGGCCCGCTCGTTGCGCTCGGGAACACGGGGTTACCTCGCTCCAGAGCTCCTCCGGGGGGAGCCTCCCTCCGTGCTGTCGGATCTCTATGCCGTCGGGGTGATCGCCCATGAGCTCTTCTTGGGAAGGCATCCGGACGAACGGCGAGGGCTCCCCCGTGAAGTGGACGATGGGAGCCTCGAGTCGGACCTCGCCTGGTTCGCAGCTCATTCTCTCACGCAGGAATTCGAGGCGGCGCTCGAGATGACTCTCCACCAGGATTCGGATGCTGTTGATGCGCTCGAGCCGGAGTTGGCGAGGTTCCTCCGCAAGCTGCTGGCGTTCGCACCGCATGACCGGTTCCAGAGCGCCGAGGTGGCGATTGCCGCGCTCTGTGAATCCGTGGGGCAGGCTCTCCCCGTGGAGACGGTCGCCACCCGGGAGAGTTTCCTGCAAGCGGCTCGCTTCATCGGACGGCAGCATGAGCTGTCGCGGTTGGGGCAGGCGCTCGACGCCGCGGAGGGGGAGCACCGGGGGAGTGCGTGGTTGGTAGCCGGAGAGAGCGGCGTGGGCAAGTCCCGCTTGCTGGCCGAGTTCCGCATCCTGGCGCTGGTCCGGGGCGTGCCGGTCCTGCGCGGGCAGGCCATCAACCGAGGAGGCAATCCCTATCAGCCCTGGCGGGAGGTGTTGCGGCAACTGGCCCTCCTCTCCGTCCTCGAGGGGCGGGAGGCCAGCATCTTCAAGCCGCTCGTGCCGGACATCGGCGCGCTGCTCCAGCGCGAGGTTCCCGAGCCCGAGCCCCTCAGTGCGGAAGTGGCCCACCATCGCCTGCTCGCCACGGTAGAGGAGATCTTCAGTCGGCTGCCCCATCCCACGGTGATCATCCTGGAGGATCTCCAGTGGGCGGACAGTGCCACCCTGTCCTTGCTGTCCCGGCTCGCCAGCTCGGCCCCGAAGGCGCGGCTGCTCCTGCTGGCCAGCTACCGGGATGACGAGCGGCCCACGCTGCTCCGGGAGTTGCCCTCGATCCAGGTGCTGAAGCTGCCGCGGCTCTCGTCCGCGGAGATAGCGGCGCTGAGTGAGTCCATGGTGGGGCCGGGCGGGCAGTCGCCCCGCGTGCTCTCCCTGCTCGAGCGGGAGACGGAGGGTAATCCCTTCTTCCTCGTCGAGGTGATCCGCGCCCTGGCGGAGCAGAGCGGGATGTTGAACCGCATTGGCCACGAGCCCCTGCCCGACAGGGCCTTCGTCGGCGGGATGCGCTCCATCGTCCAGCGGCGGCTCGGAAAGGTCCCACCCGGCGCGCGCGAACTGCTCCAACTGGCAGCCATCATCGGGCGGGACATTCACGAGGACCTGCTGCGTGCGGCCGAACCCTCGGTGGATCTGCCGGCCTGGCTGGGCGAGTGCGCCGACGCCGCAGTGCTCGAGGTGACCGGAAACCGATGGCGCTTCGCGCATGACAAGCTGCGGGAAGGTCTGGTGGACAGCCTCTCCCCGGAGCTCACGCGCGCGCTGCACCGTAAGGCCGCGGAGGTGATCAGCGCGGTGCACCGGGACGCGGCGGAGTGGGTGGCCGCGCTCGCCCACCATTGGGGGCAGGCGGGTGACGAGACCCGCGAGGCGCACTACTCCGAGCTGGCGGGCGAGCAGGCCATGTCCGTGTATGCCTGCGCGGTGGCCATCCCGTACTTCCAGCGAGCCCTCGCCTTCGCCGGGTCCAGGGGGGAGGGGGCCCTGCGGCTCGGTCAGCTCGAGGGGAGGTTGGCGGAGACCTGGTTCCTCGTCGGAGACCTGCAGCAATGCCGCGTCCATGCTGAGCGTGCCCTGCGGCATCTGGGCTGGCCGCTCCCTCGGAGCCAGAGGGGCTGGCGGCTGGGTTTCCCCCTTCAGGTGCTCGAGCGGGTCCTCCAGTTCGCCACCCCCTGGGCATTCACGGTGAAGTCGAGCGAGGAGCGTCTGAAGCGCCGCGAGGCGGGGCACCTGATGGTGCGGATATGCGAGCTCTTCTTCTACCTCCAGGAGCCGGACCACCTCCTCTGGTCGGGTTTTCGGATGCTCAACGTCCTGGAGCCCAATGGTCCGTCGCCGTGCCTGGCACGGGGTTACATCTCCATGGCGACGGTGTTGAGCAGCCTGCCGGTGCTGCGTCCGGTGGTCGAGTCCTGGTGCGCGCGCGCCGTGCAGATGGCCGAGCGCGTGGGGACCCCCGCCGACCTCGCCTTCACCCTGGTGCGCAGCGCCGTCTGCGGGATCGGGCCGGCCCGGTGGAGAGAGGTGGAGGTGTGGGTGGAACGGGCCCGGCGGCTCGCGGATGAGGCCCGGGACTTCCGGCAGTCGGAGGAGAGCCGCGTGGTGATGTCGATGGCGGTGCAGTACCAGGGGCGTTTCCGGCGCTGCATCCAGCTTGCGGATGAGCTGGAGGCTTCCGCGCGGCGGAGGGGCGCCATGCAGACGCGGCTCTGGGGTGTGCTGGTTCGGGCGGGTGCCCTGGTCCGCCTCGGCCGCTCCGAGGAGCCGCTCCAGGAGCTGGATGTGGAGCTGCCCTGGATGGAAGCCCACGCTGGTGTCTCGGAGAAGGTGGTGATGCAGGGGGTGCTGGCCCTGGCACTGCTGCGGCGAGGCCAGGAAGCACAAGCACTCGAGGTGGCGAAGCGGGGCCTGGACCTGCTGCGGGGCATGCGACCGGTGGCGTACTGGATGCACACCGGGGTGAGTCAGGTGGCCGAGGTCTACCTGACGGTCTGGGCGCAGCGGGGTGGCGGGACTCCGCCGGGCCAGGAGGAACTGGTGCGTGCGGCGCGTGAGGCCTGCAAGGCCATGAGGGCGTTCGCCCGCGCCTTCCCCTTCGGACAGCCGTTCGCTCTGCTGTGCAACGGGCTCGAGGCCTGGCTCTCCGGGCGTTCCGAGGCCGCGCACCGCGCCTGGAGGCGCTGCGTTCAGCGCGCCGTGGCACTGGGGATGCCCTACGAGGAAGGCCGCGGTCGCTTCGAGCTGGGGCGCCATCTTCCCCGCGAGGCTCCGGCCCGGCGCGCCCAGTTGCTGCGTGCGCGGGAGCTCTTCGCTGAGCTCGAGGCCGCCGATGATCTGACCCGAGTCGAGGCCGAGCTGGCCCGATGA